A genome region from Alistipes dispar includes the following:
- the rsmH gene encoding 16S rRNA (cytosine(1402)-N(4))-methyltransferase RsmH: MPQYHTPVLLEESVDLLDIRPDGTYADLTFGGGGHSRRILERLGPAGRLYAFDQDRDTLANRPDDGRFCYVESNFRFLRGALRCRGVREVDGILADLGVSSHHFDAVERGFSFRGDAPLDMRMNQRGRLTAADVVNGYSAEELTRLLGDWGELETPWKVASCLVRAREAEPVRTTAQLVAAVAPCTPRKDGTKFLTKLFQALRIEVNGEMEALRMALEQSLRVLRPGGRLVVISYHSLEDRLVKNFLRSGDFSGRVAKDFYGRPQVPFEPVTRKAVTPSAAELERNPRSRSAKLRAAAKR; this comes from the coding sequence ATGCCGCAATACCATACGCCGGTCCTGCTGGAAGAGTCTGTGGACCTGCTCGATATACGTCCCGACGGGACCTACGCCGACCTGACGTTCGGCGGAGGCGGCCATTCGCGCCGCATTCTCGAGCGGCTGGGGCCTGCGGGGCGGCTCTACGCCTTCGATCAGGACCGCGACACGCTGGCCAACCGTCCCGACGACGGGCGGTTCTGCTACGTGGAGAGCAACTTCCGCTTTCTGCGCGGAGCGTTGCGCTGCCGCGGGGTCCGGGAGGTGGACGGCATTCTGGCCGATCTGGGCGTCTCGTCGCACCATTTCGACGCCGTGGAGCGCGGTTTCTCGTTCCGCGGGGACGCGCCGCTCGACATGCGCATGAACCAGCGGGGGCGGCTCACGGCGGCGGACGTGGTGAACGGCTACTCCGCGGAGGAGCTGACGCGTCTGCTGGGCGACTGGGGCGAGCTGGAGACGCCGTGGAAGGTGGCCTCGTGCCTCGTCCGGGCGCGTGAGGCGGAGCCGGTACGCACGACCGCGCAGCTCGTGGCGGCCGTCGCGCCCTGCACGCCCCGCAAGGACGGGACGAAGTTCCTCACCAAACTCTTCCAGGCCCTGCGGATCGAGGTGAACGGAGAAATGGAGGCCCTGCGCATGGCCCTGGAGCAGAGCCTTCGGGTGCTGCGTCCCGGCGGGCGGCTGGTGGTGATCTCCTACCACTCGCTCGAAGACCGGCTGGTGAAGAACTTCCTGCGCAGCGGCGACTTCTCGGGGCGGGTCGCCAAGGATTTCTACGGCCGGCCGCAGGTCCCCTTCGAACCGGTCACGCGCAAGGCCGTGACCCCTTCGGCCGCGGAGCTGGAGCGCAATCCCCGGTCCCGTTCGGCGAAGCTCCGCGCCGCCGCAAAACGTTGA
- a CDS encoding acyltransferase yields MPEIDIGAVLAEKAPAAARWIPRFAVNWLRRTIHEREINHILEHYWSLPPQEFIRACFRQWQVTYSIEGLERIDPAGRYLFVSNHPFGGMDGMMLADKLIDRFGDVRVVVNDLLMHVEPLRPLWIPVNKHGAQNAACARRFDEALFGELPILTFPAGLCSRRIDGRIADPEWKTSFLKKAYASQRQIVPVFVEGRLSDFFYNVDRFRKALGIRFNIEMLWLPDEMFSQKGKHFRIAVGDPIPVAELQHCGSLREQTEEVRKKTYFLENKLAGGAKTR; encoded by the coding sequence ATGCCCGAAATAGACATCGGAGCCGTACTCGCCGAGAAAGCCCCGGCGGCGGCCCGCTGGATACCCCGTTTCGCCGTGAACTGGCTGCGCCGCACGATCCACGAGCGGGAGATCAACCACATTCTCGAACACTACTGGTCGCTGCCGCCGCAGGAGTTCATCCGCGCCTGCTTCCGCCAGTGGCAGGTCACCTATTCGATCGAGGGGCTCGAACGCATCGACCCCGCGGGGCGCTACCTGTTCGTCTCGAACCATCCGTTCGGCGGCATGGACGGCATGATGCTGGCCGACAAGCTCATCGACCGCTTCGGCGACGTGCGCGTGGTGGTGAACGACCTGCTGATGCACGTCGAACCGCTGCGTCCGCTCTGGATTCCGGTGAACAAGCACGGCGCGCAGAATGCGGCCTGCGCCCGGCGTTTCGACGAGGCCCTGTTCGGCGAGCTGCCGATCCTCACCTTCCCCGCAGGACTCTGCTCGCGCCGCATCGACGGCCGCATCGCCGATCCCGAATGGAAGACCAGCTTCCTGAAAAAGGCCTACGCCTCGCAGCGGCAGATCGTTCCGGTCTTCGTCGAGGGGCGGCTGTCGGACTTCTTCTACAACGTGGACCGCTTCCGCAAGGCGCTGGGCATCCGGTTCAACATCGAAATGCTCTGGCTTCCCGACGAAATGTTCTCCCAAAAGGGGAAACACTTCCGCATCGCGGTAGGCGACCCGATCCCCGTGGCCGAACTGCAACACTGCGGCTCCCTGCGCGAACAGACGGAAGAAGTACGCAAAAAGACGTATTTTCTGGAAAACAAGCTCGCCGGGGGCGCGAAAACCCGCTAA
- a CDS encoding GNAT family N-acetyltransferase, whose amino-acid sequence MRLKEPEPILPPVNRDLLRAELTPDRKVRDTHKAGNEIYIFAAGECPALMREVGRLREMAFRGAGGGTGREVDIDEEDLAGDGYYQLIVWDPAAEEIVGGYRFIICTSERPRHLSTEHYFRFSDRFRRKYLPRTIELGRSFVQPSYQARGNSKSIYALDNLWDGLGALIVLNPRAKYLFGKVTMYTSYKSVARNALIWFLRRYFPDREGLVEGIHPLTLDLDDPYYEELFCGETYMENYRILLQKIREFDENIPPLINAYMNLSPTMRVFDTVQNPDFGGVEETGILVTIRDIYPEKRMRYTRWQGWRANLKHRREEFSEQLREHLGRITKKKNG is encoded by the coding sequence ATGCGACTGAAAGAGCCCGAACCGATCCTGCCGCCCGTAAACCGGGACCTGCTGCGTGCCGAGCTGACGCCCGACAGGAAGGTGCGCGACACGCACAAGGCCGGCAACGAAATCTACATCTTCGCCGCCGGGGAGTGCCCCGCGCTGATGCGCGAGGTGGGGCGTCTGCGCGAAATGGCGTTCCGGGGCGCAGGCGGCGGCACGGGCCGCGAGGTGGACATCGACGAAGAGGACCTGGCCGGCGACGGCTACTACCAGTTGATCGTCTGGGATCCCGCGGCCGAAGAGATCGTCGGCGGCTACCGCTTCATCATCTGCACCTCGGAACGGCCCCGCCACCTCTCCACCGAGCACTATTTCCGCTTCAGCGACCGGTTCCGCCGCAAATACCTGCCGCGGACCATCGAGCTGGGCCGCTCGTTCGTCCAGCCCTCCTACCAGGCGCGCGGCAATTCGAAGAGCATCTACGCGCTGGACAACCTCTGGGACGGACTGGGGGCGCTGATCGTCCTCAACCCGCGGGCGAAGTACCTCTTCGGCAAGGTCACCATGTACACCTCCTACAAGTCCGTGGCGCGCAACGCGCTCATCTGGTTCCTCCGCCGCTACTTCCCCGACCGCGAAGGACTGGTCGAGGGCATCCATCCGCTGACGCTCGACCTGGACGACCCCTATTACGAGGAGCTGTTCTGCGGCGAGACCTACATGGAAAACTACCGCATCCTGCTCCAGAAAATCCGGGAGTTCGACGAGAACATCCCGCCGCTCATCAATGCCTACATGAACCTCTCGCCCACGATGCGGGTTTTCGACACGGTGCAAAATCCCGACTTCGGCGGTGTGGAGGAGACCGGCATTCTGGTCACGATCCGCGACATCTACCCCGAGAAACGGATGCGTTACACCCGCTGGCAGGGGTGGCGCGCCAACCTCAAGCACCGCCGCGAGGAGTTCAGCGAACAACTCCGGGAACACCTCGGGCGGATCACGAAAAAGAAAAACGGCTGA
- a CDS encoding leucine-rich repeat domain-containing protein — translation MKNHSLLLRVCAYAWAFLSLTACGDDDTEGPGGTKIEVTTAAVTEISGTKAVSGGTVSGDEGAVVTRRGVCWSQSENPTVSDASTSDGEGLGSFRSELTGLQEGAVYHVRAYAVSGNETIYGDAVSFKAESLVPTVTTSVIDDISYRSATGGGTVESPGASEVTAVGICWSTEENPTIENDNTEGDPSETEFSLPLENLRSGTLYYVRAFAANESGVAYGQQVSFTTLAEELVVLPDPAFMQYALDNFDENWDGQLQTGEIAAVTSIDCSGLGIVSLEGIGRFAKLQTLVANDNPISAIDLSQNTDLTRVELIRTSFEELAVEGLPRLEALLCDGLKENLPGPLRRLSVKECPKLQSVYCQENSLETLEISGCPELSLLWCYTNALTSLNLTECPGLTELKAWDNDLASLDLSANKALSQLEIQRNPLTELSVADCPELIHIWCDGLTKTGEEEILGSLRSVSLTNCPKLEELNFQENSVETLSVSGCPALKKVYGWRNRRASLDLSGCTSLTECKVAANRLARASFRGCAALDLLDIPDNALAELDLSGCGALREIWLQNNRTLTSLDLSDNTNLQIFRGPGCGIRSLDLSGHPRLTSVWCDNNGMESLRVDGCTALAELKCQANSLTTLDVEGCTSLGILWCDTNNLSEIDLRGCAALTECNVQANRTLDALDLTGCTKLAMLNAYDCALTSLDLSSCDNLELVQVNDNRLTTLAVHGKKLHDVHCVRNQLASFSATDTPALIVLWLHDNLLTTLDVSECADRMEILGVYTPDDPVNHTNPLQTLYMRQNQEFANRYVPESAEIRFK, via the coding sequence ATGAAAAACCATTCTCTTCTGTTGCGCGTATGCGCATACGCCTGGGCTTTCCTATCTCTCACGGCCTGCGGGGACGACGATACGGAAGGTCCCGGAGGGACGAAAATCGAAGTCACGACCGCTGCGGTGACCGAAATCAGCGGAACGAAAGCCGTGAGCGGCGGCACGGTCTCCGGCGACGAAGGCGCCGTCGTGACGCGCCGCGGCGTCTGCTGGTCGCAGTCGGAGAATCCGACCGTCTCCGACGCATCGACTTCCGACGGCGAAGGTCTGGGTTCGTTCCGTTCGGAACTGACCGGACTGCAGGAAGGCGCCGTTTATCATGTACGCGCCTACGCCGTATCCGGGAACGAAACGATCTACGGCGATGCGGTATCGTTCAAGGCCGAAAGCCTCGTTCCGACCGTCACGACGTCCGTCATCGACGACATCTCCTACCGGTCGGCCACGGGCGGCGGCACGGTCGAGTCTCCGGGAGCTTCGGAGGTCACCGCCGTCGGCATCTGCTGGTCTACGGAGGAGAACCCGACGATCGAAAACGACAACACCGAGGGAGATCCTTCGGAAACCGAATTTTCGCTGCCGCTGGAGAACCTCCGTTCGGGAACGCTCTATTATGTCCGGGCCTTCGCCGCAAACGAATCCGGAGTGGCCTACGGACAGCAGGTTTCGTTCACCACGCTGGCCGAGGAGCTGGTCGTGCTGCCCGATCCCGCCTTCATGCAGTACGCCCTCGACAATTTCGACGAGAACTGGGACGGTCAATTGCAGACGGGCGAAATAGCCGCCGTGACGAGTATCGACTGTTCGGGGCTCGGCATCGTATCGCTGGAAGGCATCGGCCGGTTCGCGAAACTACAAACGCTCGTGGCCAACGATAACCCGATTTCGGCGATCGACCTCTCGCAAAATACGGATCTGACACGCGTGGAACTGATCCGCACCTCTTTCGAGGAACTTGCCGTAGAGGGACTGCCCCGGCTTGAAGCACTGCTGTGCGACGGACTGAAGGAAAACCTTCCCGGACCGTTGCGCAGACTGAGCGTGAAGGAGTGTCCGAAACTGCAGTCGGTCTATTGTCAGGAAAATTCGCTCGAAACGCTCGAAATCTCCGGCTGCCCCGAGCTGTCACTGTTGTGGTGCTACACCAACGCGCTGACCTCGCTGAACCTAACGGAGTGTCCCGGGCTGACCGAGCTCAAGGCGTGGGACAATGATCTGGCGTCGCTCGACCTGTCGGCCAACAAGGCGCTCTCGCAGCTCGAAATACAGCGCAACCCTCTCACCGAACTCTCCGTGGCCGACTGCCCCGAACTGATCCATATCTGGTGCGACGGTCTGACGAAGACCGGCGAGGAGGAGATCCTCGGATCGCTGCGCAGCGTCTCCTTGACGAACTGCCCGAAACTCGAAGAGCTGAACTTCCAGGAAAACTCCGTCGAAACGCTTTCCGTCTCCGGATGTCCGGCCCTGAAAAAGGTGTACGGCTGGCGTAACCGGCGCGCATCGCTCGACCTGTCCGGCTGTACGTCGCTGACCGAATGCAAGGTGGCGGCCAACCGGCTCGCCCGCGCCTCGTTCCGCGGATGCGCGGCGCTCGACCTGCTCGACATTCCGGACAACGCGCTGGCGGAACTCGACCTGTCGGGATGCGGCGCCTTGCGCGAAATCTGGCTTCAGAACAACAGGACCCTGACATCGCTCGACCTGAGCGACAATACGAACCTACAGATATTCCGGGGACCGGGCTGCGGCATCCGGTCGCTCGATCTGAGCGGCCATCCCCGCCTGACGTCGGTGTGGTGCGACAACAACGGCATGGAATCGCTCCGAGTGGACGGCTGCACGGCCCTCGCCGAACTGAAATGCCAGGCGAACTCCCTGACGACGCTCGACGTCGAGGGCTGCACAAGCCTCGGCATCCTCTGGTGCGACACGAACAACCTGAGCGAAATCGACCTCCGCGGATGCGCAGCCCTCACCGAATGCAATGTCCAGGCGAACCGCACGCTCGATGCGCTCGACCTCACGGGTTGCACGAAACTCGCCATGCTGAACGCCTACGACTGCGCGCTGACGTCGCTCGACCTGTCCTCGTGCGACAATCTCGAACTGGTGCAGGTGAACGACAACCGGCTCACGACACTCGCCGTACACGGAAAAAAGCTCCACGACGTACACTGCGTCCGGAATCAACTCGCCTCGTTCTCCGCGACCGACACGCCGGCACTCATCGTCCTCTGGCTCCACGACAACCTGCTGACGACGCTCGACGTGAGCGAATGCGCCGACAGAATGGAGATTCTGGGCGTATATACGCCGGACGATCCCGTGAACCACACCAATCCGCTTCAGACGCTTTACATGCGTCAGAATCAGGAATTCGCAAACCGTTACGTGCCCGAATCGGCCGAAATCCGGTTCAAATAG
- a CDS encoding SusC/RagA family TonB-linked outer membrane protein, giving the protein MNLFNVFLQRAKRALPGFLLAVCCLSAARAQQTQGISGLILDIEGRPMVGVTVVVKDTTRGTTSGFDGHYEMDGLTPGATIVFSFLGYQTEEVVYQGQTVQNIVMRQASTEMEDVVVVGYGTQKKESVTGALSGVKPQVLERTATVSLSNSIGGAMPGIITRQSTSEPGNDSAAIFIRGMGTWQNRNPLILVDGVERDMNLINVAEIESVTVLKDASATAVYGVRGANGVILINTKKGRMGKPQVVFRTEFASLHGLRFPQYISGYEFASLMNEATRNGGGPAASLPWTEEELLKFRDGSDPYLYPDTDWVGDVLKKNSFQTINNLSISGGNEIVRYFVNVGYTSQSGLFREDPGYDYRTNSRSDRYNFRSNVDVNVSKNLVLSLGLGGIIQDKTYPGTASDEIFAQMRQVSPIQMPRQNPDGTPGSAGSAVYLNPWALATQSGYSKQFINTLQGTFNLSWDLSSLVTEGLSLSAKFSYDFYYFNNVNRHITYGMKRYMGKDDEDNDIYMNVRNAESMAYGVTNTSNRAYYYDFGLNYDRTFGRHHVMAMLLFNRRDYKDLTAGNSMLNLPYRRQGLAGRLTYDYAGRYLAEFNFGYNGSENFRKGSRYGFFPSASLGWVVSGEEFWQRSGFLKDIYFKLRGSYGVVGNDQISNDRFLYLSTVNTNANGGLFGSSQTGIVGYSEYKIGADVTWEKAYKADIGIELRFLKDRLSLQGDFFDEDRRDILLERKSIPNVTGISTAVYANMGHVRNRGVDAVLEWRDTSPGGFYYSFYGNFTYAHNHIVEDDTPHPRYDWLETRGRRIDQPFGYIALGFFTCEEEIADSPTQTFMTEVRPGDVKYLDLNGDGKITPDDRAPIGFARTPEIMFGFGGSMAYKGVDFSFSFTGATRVSTFLMSEDMLPYSLEYPRYNISREYYDNRWIPGAADNSKAKYPAVINGNNPNNYQKSTLYLRDASYLRLKSAEIGYTLPERWSRKLRIEKIRVFVNGTNLFCLDGLKIVDPEADTGTGNYPQQRTINGGVQINF; this is encoded by the coding sequence ATGAATCTTTTCAACGTTTTCCTGCAACGCGCCAAAAGAGCGTTGCCGGGATTCCTGCTGGCCGTATGCTGTCTGTCGGCGGCCCGGGCCCAGCAGACACAGGGAATATCGGGTCTGATACTCGACATAGAGGGCCGGCCGATGGTCGGCGTAACCGTCGTCGTGAAGGATACAACCCGGGGAACCACCTCCGGATTCGACGGACACTACGAAATGGACGGACTGACGCCCGGTGCAACGATCGTGTTCAGTTTCCTGGGATACCAGACCGAAGAGGTCGTCTATCAAGGACAAACGGTACAGAATATCGTGATGCGCCAGGCTTCGACCGAAATGGAGGACGTCGTGGTCGTGGGATACGGCACGCAGAAAAAAGAGTCGGTGACCGGCGCCCTGTCCGGCGTGAAACCCCAGGTACTCGAAAGGACGGCGACCGTGTCGCTGTCGAACTCCATCGGCGGCGCGATGCCGGGCATCATCACGCGTCAGAGCACGAGCGAGCCGGGCAACGACTCGGCAGCGATCTTCATCCGGGGCATGGGTACGTGGCAGAACCGCAATCCGCTGATCCTCGTGGACGGTGTGGAGCGCGACATGAACCTGATCAACGTGGCCGAGATCGAGTCGGTGACAGTGCTCAAGGACGCCTCCGCAACGGCGGTATACGGCGTCCGCGGCGCCAACGGCGTCATTCTCATCAACACCAAGAAAGGCAGGATGGGGAAACCGCAAGTCGTATTCCGGACGGAATTCGCCTCGCTGCACGGACTGCGTTTCCCGCAGTATATCTCCGGTTACGAATTCGCTTCGCTCATGAACGAGGCGACGCGCAACGGGGGCGGCCCGGCGGCCTCCCTGCCGTGGACGGAGGAGGAGCTGCTGAAGTTCCGCGACGGTTCCGACCCTTATCTCTATCCCGATACGGATTGGGTGGGCGACGTACTAAAGAAGAATAGCTTTCAGACGATCAACAACCTGAGTATCAGCGGAGGAAACGAAATCGTGCGTTACTTCGTCAATGTGGGCTACACCAGCCAGAGCGGACTGTTCCGCGAAGATCCCGGCTACGACTACCGCACCAATTCGCGCTCCGACCGTTACAATTTCCGTTCGAACGTCGATGTCAATGTGTCGAAAAACCTCGTTCTGAGCCTCGGGCTGGGCGGAATCATCCAGGACAAGACCTATCCGGGAACCGCATCCGACGAAATATTCGCGCAGATGCGTCAGGTGTCGCCGATCCAGATGCCCCGCCAGAATCCCGACGGCACGCCCGGCAGCGCAGGATCGGCCGTATACCTCAACCCGTGGGCGCTCGCTACGCAAAGCGGCTATTCCAAACAGTTCATCAACACGCTGCAGGGAACGTTCAATTTGTCGTGGGATCTCTCCTCGCTGGTGACCGAAGGTCTTTCGCTCTCGGCCAAATTCTCCTACGACTTCTATTACTTCAACAACGTGAACCGCCATATCACCTACGGCATGAAGCGTTACATGGGCAAGGATGACGAGGACAACGACATATACATGAATGTCCGCAACGCCGAGAGCATGGCCTACGGCGTGACGAACACCTCGAACCGGGCCTATTACTACGACTTCGGGCTGAACTACGACCGGACCTTCGGGCGGCATCACGTGATGGCGATGCTGCTCTTCAACCGGCGCGACTACAAGGACCTCACGGCCGGGAACAGCATGCTGAACCTTCCCTACCGCAGGCAGGGACTCGCAGGACGTCTGACATACGATTACGCGGGCAGGTATCTGGCGGAGTTCAATTTCGGATACAACGGCTCCGAGAATTTCCGGAAAGGAAGCCGCTACGGCTTCTTCCCCTCCGCATCGCTGGGCTGGGTCGTATCGGGCGAAGAGTTCTGGCAGCGTTCGGGATTTCTGAAAGACATCTATTTCAAACTGCGCGGCTCCTACGGCGTGGTGGGCAACGACCAGATCAGCAACGACCGCTTCCTCTACCTCTCGACAGTCAATACCAATGCCAACGGGGGTCTGTTCGGATCGTCGCAGACCGGGATCGTCGGTTACAGCGAGTACAAGATCGGTGCCGACGTGACCTGGGAGAAGGCCTACAAGGCCGACATCGGCATCGAGCTTCGCTTCCTGAAGGACCGGCTGTCGCTGCAAGGCGACTTCTTCGACGAAGACCGCCGGGACATTCTTCTGGAGCGCAAGTCCATTCCCAACGTGACGGGCATTTCGACGGCCGTCTACGCCAACATGGGACACGTCCGAAACCGGGGTGTGGATGCCGTACTGGAGTGGCGGGACACCTCTCCGGGAGGATTCTACTACTCGTTCTACGGGAACTTCACCTATGCGCACAACCACATCGTCGAGGACGATACGCCGCATCCGCGTTACGACTGGCTCGAAACCCGCGGCCGCCGGATCGACCAGCCATTCGGCTACATCGCGCTCGGCTTCTTCACCTGCGAAGAGGAGATCGCCGACAGCCCCACGCAGACCTTCATGACCGAGGTGCGGCCGGGCGACGTCAAATACCTCGACCTGAACGGCGACGGCAAGATCACGCCCGACGACCGGGCGCCCATCGGATTCGCCCGGACCCCGGAGATCATGTTCGGATTCGGAGGTTCGATGGCCTACAAGGGAGTGGATTTCTCCTTCAGCTTCACCGGTGCGACCCGCGTTTCGACATTCCTCATGTCGGAGGACATGCTCCCCTATTCGTTGGAATACCCCCGCTACAACATCTCGCGCGAGTATTACGACAACCGCTGGATCCCGGGCGCGGCCGACAACTCGAAAGCCAAATATCCGGCCGTCATCAACGGCAACAACCCCAATAACTACCAGAAAAGCACGCTCTATCTGCGCGATGCGAGCTACCTCCGCCTGAAGAGCGCCGAGATAGGCTACACGCTGCCCGAACGGTGGAGCCGGAAGCTGCGCATCGAAAAAATCCGCGTCTTCGTGAACGGAACGAACCTCTTCTGCCTCGACGGCCTGAAGATCGTCGATCCGGAGGCCGATACGGGAACGGGCAACTATCCCCAGCAGCGCACGATCAACGGCGGCGTGCAGATAAATTTCTAA
- a CDS encoding RagB/SusD family nutrient uptake outer membrane protein, whose amino-acid sequence MKLKKLLLALGGACLLASCDYLDKTPDEDMTIPDVFTNPDWTRAFLSNIYSWLPNEANFADDGGFRSPFTGGCDEMEIAYGGAYSHMINAGSWNSDNVSRIPIWKEGYAAIRSINIFLSYIDRANATAEQIRNWKGEALFLRAFFHFEVMRAYGPIVAMDFVADPGVTADRFRRVSIERSAAFIAQDCMDAYELLPPVQNSTDLGRPTQASALALRSRVLLYLASPLYNGNPDLAMMKDPATGEQLIPQTEDPEKWKDAAEAAARCIREAEAAGFGLYHSEDDDPVKNYEEIFTENWNCEILFGKNLGDYWHHMWCSDPISYGTPSIFNPTQEMVDAYEMEDGTTPITGYTDNGLNPIVNTESGYTETGYATEAETGRWPAGVRNMYTHREPRFYASINFPGQVWKHDHELAFWYEGVDGKKYAGSDYCKTGYLMRKINNIDITSNPLKTEKTFWIYFRLGEIYLNCAEALNEYAGPSTANADGHDAYYYINEIRNRSGLPGLPDGLSKEQMRERIKHERRIELAFETHRFFDVRRWKDAELSEAKPVHSLNIYAGTSKQDDAFYVRTLCEQRVFVAPQHYFFPIEQSEIDKNRDGLLQNPGW is encoded by the coding sequence ATGAAACTGAAAAAACTGCTTCTCGCACTCGGAGGCGCCTGTCTGCTCGCATCGTGCGATTACCTCGACAAGACGCCCGACGAGGATATGACCATTCCCGACGTATTCACGAATCCCGACTGGACGCGGGCTTTTTTGTCGAATATTTACAGTTGGCTTCCCAACGAAGCGAATTTCGCCGACGACGGAGGATTCCGCAGCCCTTTCACAGGCGGTTGCGACGAAATGGAGATCGCCTACGGCGGAGCCTATTCGCACATGATCAACGCCGGATCGTGGAATTCCGACAATGTCAGCCGCATTCCGATCTGGAAGGAGGGTTACGCCGCTATCCGCAGCATCAACATCTTCCTTTCGTACATCGACCGGGCCAATGCCACGGCCGAACAGATCCGCAACTGGAAAGGCGAGGCGCTCTTTCTGCGGGCCTTCTTCCATTTCGAGGTGATGCGGGCCTACGGACCGATCGTCGCGATGGACTTCGTGGCCGATCCCGGAGTGACGGCCGACCGGTTCCGGCGGGTTTCGATCGAGCGCTCGGCCGCATTCATCGCCCAGGACTGCATGGACGCCTACGAACTGCTGCCTCCCGTGCAGAACTCCACCGACCTGGGACGCCCCACACAGGCCTCCGCGCTGGCACTGCGCTCCCGCGTGCTGCTCTACCTCGCCTCCCCGCTCTACAACGGCAATCCCGATCTGGCCATGATGAAGGATCCCGCCACAGGCGAACAGTTGATTCCCCAGACCGAGGATCCCGAAAAGTGGAAGGATGCCGCCGAAGCGGCCGCCCGCTGTATCCGGGAGGCCGAAGCGGCCGGATTCGGACTTTATCACAGCGAAGACGACGACCCCGTGAAGAACTACGAGGAGATTTTCACCGAAAACTGGAACTGCGAAATACTCTTCGGAAAGAACCTGGGCGATTACTGGCATCACATGTGGTGCAGCGACCCGATCAGCTACGGCACGCCGTCGATCTTCAACCCGACACAGGAGATGGTGGACGCCTATGAGATGGAGGACGGCACGACTCCCATCACCGGATACACCGACAACGGGCTGAACCCCATCGTCAATACGGAATCCGGCTACACGGAGACCGGATATGCGACCGAGGCCGAGACCGGCCGCTGGCCCGCCGGCGTGCGCAACATGTACACACACCGCGAACCGCGGTTCTACGCCAGTATCAATTTCCCCGGTCAGGTCTGGAAGCACGATCACGAACTGGCCTTCTGGTACGAAGGAGTGGACGGCAAGAAATACGCCGGATCGGACTACTGCAAGACGGGGTACCTGATGCGCAAGATCAACAACATAGACATCACCTCCAATCCGCTGAAGACCGAAAAGACTTTCTGGATCTACTTCCGCCTGGGAGAGATTTACCTCAACTGCGCCGAGGCGCTCAACGAATACGCCGGTCCTTCGACCGCGAATGCCGACGGCCACGACGCCTATTACTACATCAATGAAATCCGGAACCGGTCGGGGCTGCCCGGTCTGCCCGACGGGCTGTCCAAGGAGCAGATGCGCGAACGCATCAAGCATGAACGCCGTATCGAACTGGCGTTCGAGACCCACCGGTTCTTCGACGTCCGCCGCTGGAAGGACGCCGAGCTGAGCGAGGCCAAACCGGTGCACAGCCTGAACATCTACGCCGGGACCTCGAAACAGGACGACGCCTTCTACGTACGGACGCTCTGCGAACAGCGCGTCTTCGTGGCGCCGCAACACTATTTCTTCCCGATCGAGCAGAGCGAGATCGACAAGAACCGCGACGGGCTGCTGCAGAATCCCGGATGGTAA